A window of the Thunnus albacares chromosome 15, fThuAlb1.1, whole genome shotgun sequence genome harbors these coding sequences:
- the cenpo gene encoding centromere protein O, with the protein MQGASTKGVLSHLSLLEVQARSRKAQPRQQQSRVKELKVKVEELIMQRDQLRAEIQTHQNLQKLRMSMDKQCAHEEDEEMDEDSEDSQILRLMARHTQLKDLLHAHHLIGGYDIIKTSQGKGVCVSLATAYEGTYLDTYNLEIDLKPTLRISRHNIPSFIPLNSLAEQSNMQTDIKGFLNTLSQHLNAFASRKQQLKLVKELFHKSVEVLESNVLCSILVLMFTVPRENTAVLCKLEYTDHTRCLPTQVNFECEDEKLPESPQWKENCSLLMETPVHQALITMKKMGNIA; encoded by the exons ATGCAGGGAGCGTCCACGAAAG GTGTTTTGAGTCATCTGAGTCTACTGGAGGTTCAGGCAAGGAGCCGTAAAGCGCAACCTCGGCAGCAGCAGAGTCGTGTGAAGGAGCTGAAGGTTAAAGTGGAAGAGCTGATCATGCAGAGAGACCAGCTGAGAGCAGAGATACAGACACACCAG AATCTCCAGAAACTGAGGATGTCTATGGACAAACAGTGTGCACATGAAGAAGACGAGGAAATGGATGAAGACTCTGAGGACTCACAGATTTTGCGTCTGATGGCCAGACATACACAACTGAAAGACCTTCTGCATGCTCATCACCTCATTG GCGGGTACGACATCATAAAGACTTCTCAAGGTAAAGGAGTGTGCGTGTCTCTGGCGACTGCCTATGAGGGGACTTACTTAGACACGTACAACCTGGAGATTGACCTGAAGCCGACTCTGAGGATCAGTCGCCATAACATCCCCTCGTTCATCCCCCTGAACAGCCTGGCTGAACAGAgcaacatgcagacagacatcAAGGGTTTTCTGAACACCCTCAGCCAACATCTCAACGCCTTTGCAAGTCGCAAGCAGCAGCTCAAGCTTGTTAAG GAGCTGTTCCATAAGTCTGTTGAGGTGCTGGAGAgtaatgttttatgttcaaTACTGGTGTTGATGTTCACCGTGCCaagagaaaacactgcagtaCTCTGCAAGCTGGAGTACACGGATCACACAAGATGCCTTCCCACACAAGTCAACTTTGAATGTGAAG ACGAGAAGCTTCCAGAGTCTCCTCAGTGGAAGGAAAACTGCAGCTTACTCATGGAGACTCCTGTGCACCAAGCTTTGATAACCATGAAGAAGATGGGGAATATTGCTTAA
- the tp53i3 gene encoding quinone oxidoreductase PIG3: MHHILRTGKSLLGNTDQTAWHKCYSSFVKMMQAVCIDVPGGPENLLLKTVPRPQPKDGEVLIKVHATALNRADLLQRRGLYPPPPGESDIIGLEVAGTVDTLGPGLKRSWKPDDRVMALLCGGGYAEYVSVPEGLLMPVPPHLTLCQAAAIPEAWLTAFQLLDLVAQVKEGEVVLAHAGASGVGTAAVQLVRLFGAVPVVTAGSPEKLKMAEKLGAAAGFNYKEESFAQGVCDFTGGKGANVILDCIGGHNWEQNVNCLATDGRWVLYGTMGGRGVEGDLLGKLLSKRGHLLTSLLRSRSLQYKADLVKAFSHRVLPFFSDQPASLRPVIDSTFNLEDIAEAHRHMEANRNMGKIVVNVIPQSQENL, encoded by the exons ATGCATCACATCCTCCGCACCGGGAAATCTTTACTAGGAAATACCGATCAGACA GCGTGGCACAAGTGTTACTCTAGCTTTGTAAAGATGATGCAGGCAGTGTGTATTGACGTACCAGGAGGACCAGAGAATTTGCTGCTGAAGACTGTCCCCAGACCTCAACCCAAAGATGGAGAAGTCCTAATCAAAGTTCATGCAACTGCCCTCAACAGGGCAGACTTACTACAG AGGCGAGGCTTGTACCCACCTCCTCCAGGTGAGAGTGACATCATAGGCTTGGAGGTGGCTGGTACTGTGGATACTCTGGGCCCAGGGTTGAAAAGAAGCTGGAAGCCAGATGACAGGGTAATGGCCTTGCTCTGTGGAGGAGGATACGCAGAATATGTTTCTGTGCCCGAGGGGCTTCTCATGCCCGTACCGCCTCACCTCACGCTCTGCCAGGCTGCTGCAATCCCAGAGGCCTGGCTCACTGCTTTTCAGCTGCTGGATCTCGTAG CTCAGGTGAAGGAGGGTGAAGTGGTGCTGGCTCATGctggagccagtggagttggAACAGCTGCTGTTCAGCTGGTTCGTCTGTTTGGTGCCGTGCCCGTCGTTACTGCAGGGAGCCCAGAAAAACTGAAGATGGCTGAGAAactgggagcagcagcagggttTAACTACAAAGAGGAAAGCTTCGCACAGGGAGTCTGTGACTTCACAGGAG GCAAAGGAGCAAATGTCATCCTTGACTGCATTGGTGGGCACAACTGGGAACAAAATGTGAACTGCTTAGCCACCGACGGCAGGTGGGTGCTGTATGGCACCATGGGAGGCAGGGGAGTAGAGGGAGATCTGCTGGGCAAACTGCTCTCCAAGCGAGGCCACTTGCTCACCAGCCTCCTCCGCTCTCGCAGCCTGCAG TACAAAGCAGACCTGGTGAAGGCTTTCTCACACAGAGTGTTACCGTTTTTCTCGGACCAGCCTGCCTCCCTGAGGCCAGTGATTGACAGCACATTCAACCTGGAGGACATTGCAGAGGCTCATAGACACATGGAAGCCAACAGAAACATGGGAAAGATTGTCGTTAATGTAATTCCACAGTCTCAGGAAAATCTTTGA